The Streptococcus sp. S5 genome contains a region encoding:
- a CDS encoding response regulator transcription factor: MIKVMVADDQALIRESLKIILSAHPDIEVVATVEDGNHVLSSIPQTHPDLILMDIRMPGMDGVLATKEVKEHYPDIKIIILTTFDDDEFIYSALKYGASGYLLKGASTEELYEAIKVVYQGGAMINPNIASKVFQIFSQMAKTNFSIAVDEDNVKDLSTTEWRIIQEVGYGESNKEIAAKLFLSEGTVRNYLSTILAKLNLRDRTQLAIWSVQTGVTRRDFSKGNTE, encoded by the coding sequence GTGATAAAAGTAATGGTGGCAGATGACCAGGCCTTGATTCGAGAATCTCTGAAAATTATTTTGTCAGCCCACCCCGATATCGAAGTGGTGGCCACAGTGGAAGATGGGAATCACGTCTTATCTAGCATTCCACAGACACATCCTGACCTGATCTTAATGGATATTCGGATGCCAGGCATGGATGGGGTTTTGGCGACAAAAGAAGTCAAAGAGCACTATCCGGATATCAAAATTATTATTTTAACGACCTTTGACGATGATGAATTTATCTATAGTGCACTCAAGTATGGTGCTTCAGGTTATCTTTTAAAGGGAGCTTCGACAGAGGAACTCTATGAAGCGATTAAGGTGGTGTATCAAGGCGGAGCCATGATCAACCCGAATATCGCTAGTAAAGTCTTTCAAATTTTCTCACAAATGGCCAAAACCAACTTCTCTATTGCTGTGGATGAGGACAATGTCAAGGATTTGAGCACGACGGAATGGCGCATTATCCAAGAAGTCGGCTATGGGGAGTCCAATAAAGAAATTGCGGCCAAACTTTTCTTATCAGAAGGAACCGTGCGCAATTACTTATCAACGATTTTGGCGAAATTAAACCTACGAGATCGAACGCAATTAGCGATCTGGTCAGTCCAAACAGGAGTGACGAGACGTGATTTTTCTAAAGGAAATACAGAATGA
- a CDS encoding PTS sugar transporter subunit IIA: protein MKYLVLVSHGGLAEGLKTSLAMFAGDKLDQVIAVGLKEGKSVDDFAVDFRESISGLTADDSVLVLADIVGGSPLTTAATVLEEAGKLDGALILGGMNLTMALTAVVMKDVLDGDDLSATILSEARSALQPFEVSATGAEEDDDDI from the coding sequence ATGAAATACCTCGTTTTGGTCAGTCATGGCGGACTGGCAGAAGGTCTAAAAACATCACTAGCCATGTTTGCTGGTGACAAGTTGGATCAGGTCATCGCAGTTGGACTCAAAGAAGGAAAATCGGTCGATGACTTCGCAGTTGATTTCAGAGAGAGCATTTCAGGATTGACAGCTGATGATTCTGTTTTGGTCTTGGCAGATATCGTAGGTGGTAGTCCATTAACCACTGCAGCCACGGTTCTAGAAGAAGCTGGAAAGCTCGATGGAGCCTTGATCCTTGGTGGGATGAACCTTACCATGGCCTTGACGGCAGTTGTGATGAAGGATGTGTTGGATGGAGACGATTTGTCAGCCACCATCTTATCAGAAGCACGATCTGCACTACAGCCTTTTGAAGTTTCAGCCACTGGTGCTGAAGAAGATGATGACGATATTTAA
- a CDS encoding ABC transporter substrate-binding protein: protein MKLKRKHLCWGIGLLVVLCTSAGFYWWKQQPTVLHIGVYAGSSWDVPTSQRSHALDRAIEKFEKSHPHVRVEYENGIPQSDYSDWLSEKIVSGKTPDVFMVSEQDLSLLAARGVLEKLNGYMDRKDQAAFYPVAFESGVYLGQTYALPYESNPILMCVNKDLLDKEGIAVPKEGWTLEEFYTICKKLTKDTNGDGQLDQFGSTEYTWKEALAANGGHLFQGGMLKLTAPEVKESLTFLQKLEDLNKNYKVSSKDFDQGKVAFYPMTLAQYRTYKPYPYHVSKYSNFTWTCIPMPAKSKTTKATLVTTTSFAMSARSSHSKLAWELMQLLTEDPEIQQTLFAQSQGISVMPQVVKSRSSKDLLQVDDFGTDSLTNQTLNRIMEQAVESSPKNVSKEVLEKLDYLIGNALRDQDVENRLPQIQREIESSLQVGV from the coding sequence ATGAAATTGAAGCGAAAGCATCTTTGTTGGGGGATCGGTCTCCTTGTTGTGCTCTGTACGAGCGCGGGTTTCTATTGGTGGAAACAGCAACCGACCGTACTCCATATCGGCGTTTATGCAGGTTCTAGCTGGGATGTGCCGACCAGTCAACGTTCCCATGCCTTGGATCGTGCGATTGAAAAATTTGAAAAGTCCCATCCCCACGTCCGTGTAGAGTATGAAAACGGGATTCCGCAGTCAGATTATTCAGACTGGCTCTCTGAAAAGATTGTCTCAGGAAAGACACCGGATGTCTTTATGGTCTCTGAGCAAGATCTTTCCTTATTAGCAGCGCGGGGCGTATTAGAAAAGTTAAACGGCTATATGGATCGAAAAGATCAAGCTGCCTTTTATCCCGTTGCCTTTGAATCCGGTGTCTATCTGGGGCAAACCTATGCCTTACCTTATGAAAGCAATCCGATTTTGATGTGTGTCAATAAAGATCTCTTGGATAAAGAAGGTATCGCGGTTCCCAAAGAAGGCTGGACCCTTGAAGAGTTCTATACGATTTGCAAGAAACTAACCAAAGATACCAATGGAGATGGGCAATTGGACCAATTTGGAAGCACAGAATACACCTGGAAAGAAGCCTTGGCGGCAAATGGAGGTCATCTCTTCCAAGGTGGCATGCTCAAGCTGACAGCTCCAGAAGTGAAAGAGTCTTTGACTTTTCTGCAAAAATTGGAAGATCTAAATAAAAATTACAAGGTGAGCTCTAAAGATTTTGACCAGGGGAAAGTCGCCTTCTATCCCATGACCTTGGCCCAATATCGGACCTATAAACCTTATCCCTACCACGTTTCAAAATATTCAAACTTCACCTGGACCTGTATCCCGATGCCTGCTAAGTCAAAAACGACCAAGGCAACCTTAGTCACGACGACTTCTTTTGCTATGTCAGCTCGGAGTTCTCATTCCAAGTTGGCTTGGGAATTGATGCAACTCTTAACAGAGGATCCAGAAATTCAACAAACCCTCTTTGCTCAATCCCAAGGGATCTCTGTCATGCCACAGGTCGTCAAGAGTCGCTCTAGTAAAGACCTTCTGCAGGTGGATGATTTTGGAACAGATTCCTTGACCAATCAGACCTTGAACCGCATCATGGAACAAGCTGTTGAAAGTAGTCCGAAAAATGTCTCAAAAGAGGTGTTAGAAAAGCTAGACTACTTGATTGGTAATGCCTTGCGCGATCAGGATGTCGAGAACCGCTTGCCTCAAATTCAGAGGGAGATTGAGAGTAGTCTACAGGTAGGAGTTTAG
- a CDS encoding substrate-binding domain-containing protein yields MKGKEERKERLKWLIKRVLLVIPVACILLWIYAVCQTSSIKDQTKIGVTYMTMNNEFYKSIHSEISRIADEKGALVSVRDPELDEKRQSQQIDDFCAQKVNVIVINPVKGDSQPILRALKKARKQGIKIIAVDTQLKHFKPDASIVSDNYQAGVLIAKELMKRSSNARILLLEHKGTVSADTRIQGFKDTIKGHGSYQIISELETKGQTEIAMPAVRKFLQSGGNVDTLVALNDRSAIGALAAIKEQGITHPIAIYGIDGSPDMKALLHSTDDVVGTVAQSPLKMGDRVMEVIQDMTAGKSYQKEITIPVQMMTKENIDHFDVNGWQ; encoded by the coding sequence TTGAAGGGGAAAGAAGAAAGAAAAGAACGGTTGAAATGGCTGATAAAACGGGTTTTACTGGTGATTCCAGTGGCCTGCATCCTCTTGTGGATCTATGCCGTTTGTCAAACCAGTAGCATCAAGGATCAGACCAAGATCGGTGTCACCTATATGACCATGAACAATGAGTTCTATAAAAGTATTCATTCGGAAATTAGTCGGATTGCCGATGAGAAAGGGGCTCTTGTATCTGTCCGAGATCCAGAATTGGACGAAAAAAGGCAGAGCCAGCAGATCGATGATTTTTGCGCTCAAAAGGTAAATGTGATTGTGATTAATCCGGTCAAAGGGGATAGTCAGCCCATTTTAAGAGCTCTTAAAAAAGCTAGAAAACAAGGAATTAAGATTATTGCAGTTGATACCCAGCTCAAGCATTTTAAGCCGGATGCCAGCATTGTCTCTGATAACTACCAAGCAGGAGTCTTGATTGCGAAAGAGTTGATGAAACGCTCTTCAAATGCTCGTATTTTGCTCTTGGAGCATAAGGGGACTGTTTCGGCAGATACGCGGATACAGGGATTTAAGGATACCATCAAAGGACATGGCTCTTATCAGATCATCTCGGAACTAGAAACCAAGGGGCAGACGGAGATCGCCATGCCTGCTGTCCGTAAGTTCTTGCAGTCAGGGGGGAATGTCGATACACTAGTTGCCCTAAATGACCGCTCGGCTATAGGAGCTTTAGCGGCCATCAAGGAACAAGGAATCACCCATCCCATTGCGATCTATGGGATTGATGGCTCACCAGATATGAAAGCCTTGCTGCACTCGACCGATGATGTTGTAGGAACCGTTGCCCAGTCTCCGTTGAAGATGGGAGACCGCGTGATGGAGGTCATCCAAGATATGACGGCTGGGAAAAGCTACCAAAAAGAGATAACCATTCCGGTTCAAATGATGACAAAGGAAAACATCGATCACTTTGATGTGAATGGGTGGCAGTAA
- a CDS encoding PTS system mannose/fructose/N-acetylgalactosamine-transporter subunit IIB: MVVTFVRIDDRMIHGQTVTRWAKEKPCDGLIAVNDAAASNKVLIQAYKGASDKKTFVWTKEAFKEKSAKVTESDSRYFLITKNPIDMKEILVDQGFVPGDVKEIIVGPANDRPGAVKLGNNQSITQEEAEAFQAIQAAGYKVKFQLLPDVSIGYWDDFKSKFGF; this comes from the coding sequence ATGGTAGTAACATTTGTACGGATTGATGACCGCATGATTCACGGTCAGACAGTCACACGCTGGGCAAAGGAAAAACCATGTGATGGTTTGATTGCCGTAAACGATGCAGCAGCATCAAACAAGGTTTTGATTCAAGCTTACAAAGGCGCATCCGACAAGAAAACCTTTGTATGGACAAAGGAAGCCTTTAAAGAAAAATCAGCAAAAGTAACAGAATCAGATAGTCGTTACTTCTTGATCACCAAAAATCCAATCGATATGAAGGAAATTTTGGTCGACCAAGGGTTTGTCCCAGGTGATGTCAAAGAAATCATTGTTGGCCCTGCAAATGATCGTCCTGGAGCTGTGAAATTGGGGAATAACCAATCCATCACTCAGGAAGAAGCAGAAGCCTTCCAAGCCATTCAAGCAGCAGGCTACAAGGTGAAATTCCAATTGTTGCCAGATGTTTCCATCGGTTATTGGGATGATTTCAAATCAAAATTTGGTTTTTAA
- a CDS encoding single-stranded DNA-binding protein has protein sequence MYNKVILIGRLVAAPELHKTSTDKSVARVTVAVNRRYKDQNGERETDFVNVVVWGKLAETMASYASKGSLISLDGEIRTRRYEKNGVMQYVTEVLCQSFQLLESRAQRAMRENGGTGDLADIILEEEDLPF, from the coding sequence ATGTATAATAAAGTTATTTTAATCGGTCGCCTGGTGGCGGCTCCAGAATTGCATAAGACCAGCACAGACAAATCCGTTGCCCGAGTGACCGTTGCGGTCAATCGTCGCTACAAGGACCAAAACGGGGAGCGAGAGACTGATTTTGTCAATGTCGTTGTCTGGGGGAAATTGGCTGAAACCATGGCTAGTTATGCCAGTAAAGGGAGCTTGATCTCTTTGGATGGAGAGATTCGGACACGCCGCTACGAGAAAAATGGGGTCATGCAGTATGTGACAGAGGTCCTCTGCCAAAGTTTTCAGTTGCTAGAGAGCCGCGCTCAGCGAGCGATGCGTGAAAATGGTGGAACGGGAGATTTAGCCGATATCATCTTAGAAGAGGAAGATCTTCCTTTTTAG
- a CDS encoding sensor histidine kinase, protein MRKFRGVRYSLAILMVVNFIAVMLNSIIYLQATNYIIAQRQASLLVERLERIPFAPSTTFWLSALLFAGIALISMSRYRSQTSRWSIFDQWNILEILLMLLLMWVQNVAYNGLILLVFADIFYGSKELNTKRDRRYWFAFILVSFLMLLVTNSDVFSLFFPIPSLDVYIHFYPASIRILAFFLKNSLYALNMVLFIISLLFYIMNVLAENHEVEEELAMVSKVNTELNNYMALSEKIAEDRERKRIAREIHDTLGHALTGISAGLDAVGVLIDIDPNRAKEQVKSVSEVVREGIQDVRGSLNRLRPGALEGRTLKDALEKMIREYQTLSNLQVDLHYEWVDVDMDVMIEDTIFRVIQESMTNAVRHGHASQMSLHFFEDEEDYLIELQDNGVGFETLTYGYGLKQMMERISILGGQLQFESRDGFFTRVSLPKYKEGR, encoded by the coding sequence ATGAGAAAATTTAGAGGTGTGAGATACAGTTTGGCCATTCTGATGGTCGTGAATTTTATCGCTGTGATGCTCAACAGTATCATCTATCTTCAAGCAACCAACTATATCATTGCCCAACGGCAAGCTTCCCTATTAGTAGAACGCTTAGAGCGTATTCCTTTTGCGCCTTCTACAACTTTTTGGTTGTCTGCACTCTTATTTGCTGGGATTGCCTTGATCTCCATGAGTCGTTACCGGTCTCAAACGAGTCGATGGTCCATTTTTGATCAGTGGAACATTCTGGAGATCCTCCTGATGTTGCTCTTGATGTGGGTCCAAAATGTAGCTTATAACGGGCTCATTCTCTTGGTTTTTGCGGATATCTTCTATGGTTCTAAAGAGTTGAATACCAAGCGAGACCGCAGGTATTGGTTTGCGTTTATCCTAGTAAGTTTCTTGATGCTTCTTGTGACCAATTCAGACGTCTTTTCGCTTTTCTTTCCGATACCTTCTCTGGATGTCTATATTCATTTTTACCCCGCCTCTATTCGGATTCTGGCCTTTTTCTTAAAGAATTCCCTCTATGCCTTGAATATGGTGCTCTTCATTATTTCGCTTTTGTTCTATATTATGAATGTTCTTGCGGAAAACCACGAAGTAGAAGAAGAGTTGGCTATGGTTTCGAAGGTCAATACGGAGTTGAACAACTATATGGCCTTGTCTGAGAAGATTGCAGAGGATCGAGAGCGCAAGCGGATTGCTCGGGAGATTCACGATACCTTGGGACACGCGCTAACAGGGATCTCGGCCGGCTTAGATGCTGTTGGGGTCTTGATTGATATCGATCCCAATCGGGCAAAAGAGCAGGTAAAAAGTGTATCAGAAGTGGTTCGTGAAGGGATCCAGGATGTGAGAGGCTCTCTCAACCGCCTCCGTCCAGGTGCCCTTGAGGGACGAACCCTCAAAGATGCATTAGAAAAGATGATCCGCGAGTACCAGACGCTTTCCAACTTGCAGGTTGATTTACACTATGAATGGGTCGATGTCGATATGGACGTCATGATTGAAGATACGATCTTTCGTGTGATCCAAGAGTCTATGACCAATGCGGTTCGCCACGGTCATGCCAGTCAGATGAGCCTTCATTTTTTTGAGGATGAAGAAGATTACCTGATCGAGTTGCAGGACAATGGGGTTGGGTTTGAAACCTTGACCTATGGTTATGGGCTCAAGCAGATGATGGAACGCATTTCCATCCTAGGAGGACAGCTTCAATTTGAAAGCCGCGATGGATTTTTCACGCGCGTCAGTTTACCGAAATATAAAGAAGGGAGATAG
- a CDS encoding PTS mannose/fructose/sorbose/N-acetylgalactosamine transporter subunit IIC, translated as MTISWIQAILLGIFASLSSMPGMGGSSIGNYTLGRPLIGGLISGLILGDVTTGIMVGVALQVVYIALVTPGGTVSADVRAISYIGVPLAILFVHANNITDEAGIAAAAAPIGAAVGTIGTVLFYGTATMNLVWQHIGWKAVEEGNFKKLYAVDWVYPWISHFLFSFLPTMIITKYGENMVDLMKQYLPMDGYWMKALFTVGALLPCVGIAILLKQIVTEATDFIPFFVGFTLAKSLGLNLVSSAVVSLIFAVIYYELEVIKSMKAAPAGVVDLDDDEEDI; from the coding sequence ATGACAATTTCATGGATTCAAGCAATCTTGCTTGGTATTTTCGCCAGCTTGTCTTCAATGCCTGGTATGGGAGGTTCCAGTATCGGGAACTATACACTCGGTCGTCCTTTGATCGGTGGGTTGATTTCAGGTTTAATTCTTGGAGATGTGACAACCGGTATTATGGTCGGGGTTGCCCTTCAAGTCGTTTATATCGCCTTGGTAACACCTGGTGGTACCGTATCTGCCGATGTGCGTGCCATCTCTTACATCGGTGTTCCTCTTGCTATCTTGTTTGTGCATGCTAATAACATCACAGATGAAGCTGGAATCGCCGCAGCTGCAGCTCCAATCGGTGCAGCCGTTGGGACAATCGGTACAGTTCTTTTCTACGGTACCGCTACTATGAACTTGGTTTGGCAACACATTGGTTGGAAAGCCGTTGAAGAAGGAAACTTCAAAAAACTCTACGCAGTTGACTGGGTTTACCCTTGGATCTCTCACTTCCTCTTCTCTTTCCTTCCAACAATGATTATCACCAAATACGGTGAAAACATGGTTGATTTGATGAAACAATACCTTCCTATGGATGGTTACTGGATGAAAGCCCTCTTTACAGTCGGTGCTCTTCTCCCATGTGTCGGTATTGCCATCTTGTTGAAACAAATTGTTACAGAAGCAACTGACTTCATTCCATTCTTTGTTGGATTTACCTTGGCAAAATCTCTCGGATTGAACTTGGTATCCAGTGCCGTTGTTTCATTAATCTTTGCAGTAATCTACTATGAACTTGAAGTGATCAAATCGATGAAAGCTGCTCCAGCCGGAGTGGTGGACCTAGACGATGATGAGGAGGATATTTAA